The following proteins are encoded in a genomic region of Phycisphaera sp.:
- a CDS encoding right-handed parallel beta-helix repeat-containing protein has translation MSTPILLAVFAAPAETTENLQCPQPGSTVVFYVDDDATGAAGPWYVHRDRIDLPVKDIATAKQLVFDMRANCGDLNALDYYIKVYIRAGTYAPELDLTAGSVPLPVALEFDNQDSGAPGFPIIYSAYTTDGGATYEPVLISGGVELTDWTTQKPPGVSSTRWWTQELPWGPVDFKDEYVPRDLYVDNTRAVRAREPDVVDSPSTDGFADVETANYTIVEMGPQVDDDDKLSNTYTIDINHVFPIASTTPRAYDEMRGTEVVMRNSGAWISHRQYVREFIPGTPDPETPMPGQTRVRLHDMLGVPEMQAEYVIEADSMSCRSLTQVYLENAHEFMDEPFEWFFNPPGTAAPAWNDNFLWIVLPDDRVPHGPGYVGTDPCPSCPETPDTKIIVAYARELFKLVNCSHVEFEGLNFAHTRQELPRPVGYDQIHNGQFVPVREAMPGGGPTDTYERSGEGTPKYRKFEVDGLSSDPTIPVDLDLRLDYPRLGWFDRGRALKFFQGHSPQSADPLVEDDDVRITHGAAVRIVNGEDCVVRRSRLAHLGGAGVIIENGSGHTVSGNEVFDTGASGVIVVRLNRATHRWMTEGIQVVPDDFTITSNYIYEIGQTYLSSPAIHIGWTARYHPMDPVGADDGGFVDYNYMNELPADGVFLGNQTSDSKARPQTRGVMVRYNIVRNPAQLMDDMAGIVMMRDGDDSEVSENVVFQDPPWTTTTKRGLYTDGNSMFADPGVSQGPGQSGWTIADNCVWGYVIPFNMNTTVTCPQDNMWSNNYTNLIKPELKCRSCYVTTCDAASMFSHPRCDNPPGWLPVLATFDCGNGYDQCTPYIPFDLTFTRITYDSLLHDPAARSPAASLIVDGAGPSTSDQAHLYTTYLDLIHPTNPPALDRTPPDP, from the coding sequence GTGTCAACGCCAATTCTGCTTGCGGTCTTTGCGGCACCGGCCGAGACCACCGAGAACCTGCAGTGTCCCCAGCCCGGCAGCACCGTGGTCTTCTACGTAGACGACGATGCGACGGGCGCGGCGGGCCCGTGGTATGTTCACCGCGACCGGATCGATCTGCCGGTCAAGGACATCGCGACCGCCAAGCAGCTCGTCTTCGACATGCGCGCCAACTGCGGCGATCTCAATGCGCTCGACTACTACATCAAGGTGTACATCAGAGCCGGCACGTACGCGCCAGAGTTAGACCTTACCGCCGGAAGCGTTCCGCTGCCGGTCGCGCTCGAGTTCGACAACCAAGATAGCGGAGCGCCGGGCTTTCCGATCATCTACAGCGCGTACACGACCGACGGCGGCGCGACGTACGAGCCCGTGCTCATCAGCGGCGGGGTCGAGCTGACCGACTGGACCACCCAGAAGCCGCCCGGGGTCTCTTCGACCCGCTGGTGGACGCAGGAACTGCCGTGGGGGCCCGTAGATTTCAAGGACGAATATGTCCCTCGGGACCTGTACGTCGACAACACCCGGGCCGTCCGGGCTCGCGAGCCGGATGTCGTCGACTCGCCATCGACCGACGGATTTGCCGACGTGGAGACGGCGAACTACACCATTGTGGAGATGGGTCCACAAGTGGATGATGATGACAAATTGTCGAACACTTATACCATCGATATAAATCACGTCTTTCCCATCGCATCGACCACGCCTCGCGCTTATGACGAGATGCGGGGCACCGAGGTTGTCATGCGCAACAGCGGCGCGTGGATCTCGCACCGCCAGTACGTGCGGGAGTTTATTCCCGGAACACCCGATCCGGAGACACCCATGCCCGGCCAGACCCGGGTTCGCCTGCACGACATGCTTGGCGTGCCGGAGATGCAGGCTGAGTACGTCATCGAGGCGGACTCGATGAGTTGTCGCAGTCTCACGCAGGTGTATCTGGAGAACGCGCACGAGTTCATGGACGAGCCGTTCGAGTGGTTCTTCAACCCACCCGGCACCGCGGCGCCGGCATGGAACGACAACTTTCTCTGGATCGTCCTGCCCGACGACCGAGTGCCCCATGGGCCCGGTTACGTCGGCACGGATCCGTGTCCCAGCTGCCCTGAGACGCCTGACACGAAGATCATTGTTGCGTACGCACGAGAGTTGTTCAAGTTGGTCAACTGTTCGCACGTCGAGTTCGAGGGCCTGAACTTCGCGCACACACGACAGGAGCTACCGAGACCAGTCGGTTATGACCAGATTCACAACGGCCAGTTCGTTCCAGTCCGGGAGGCGATGCCAGGCGGTGGCCCAACCGACACCTACGAGCGCAGTGGTGAGGGCACACCGAAGTATCGGAAGTTTGAGGTTGACGGACTCAGTTCTGATCCCACCATTCCCGTCGACCTCGACCTACGTCTCGATTACCCACGACTCGGATGGTTTGACCGCGGCCGGGCCTTGAAGTTCTTCCAGGGACACTCTCCCCAGTCGGCCGATCCACTTGTCGAAGACGATGATGTCCGGATCACGCACGGAGCCGCAGTCCGGATCGTCAACGGCGAGGACTGCGTCGTCCGTCGATCGCGACTCGCCCACTTGGGTGGTGCAGGCGTCATCATCGAGAACGGCAGTGGCCACACGGTTTCAGGCAATGAGGTCTTCGATACGGGCGCATCGGGTGTTATTGTGGTCAGGCTGAACCGTGCTACGCATCGGTGGATGACTGAGGGCATCCAGGTCGTGCCGGATGACTTCACGATCACGTCGAACTACATCTATGAGATTGGGCAAACGTACTTGTCGAGCCCGGCCATCCACATCGGATGGACCGCTCGGTATCACCCAATGGACCCTGTTGGCGCCGACGATGGAGGATTCGTCGACTACAACTACATGAACGAGCTTCCCGCCGATGGTGTCTTTCTCGGGAATCAGACCAGTGACAGCAAAGCGAGGCCGCAGACTCGTGGTGTTATGGTCCGCTATAACATCGTACGCAACCCGGCCCAGTTGATGGACGACATGGCTGGCATCGTCATGATGCGAGACGGGGACGACAGCGAGGTTAGCGAAAACGTCGTGTTTCAGGATCCACCCTGGACCACCACGACGAAGAGAGGCCTCTACACCGATGGAAACAGCATGTTTGCCGATCCTGGAGTCTCCCAGGGACCGGGCCAGTCGGGATGGACCATCGCCGATAACTGCGTGTGGGGTTATGTCATCCCGTTTAACATGAATACCACAGTTACATGCCCGCAAGACAATATGTGGAGTAATAACTATACAAATCTTATCAAACCGGAGCTCAAATGCAGGTCTTGCTATGTTACCACCTGCGACGCCGCGTCTATGTTCTCCCACCCCCGTTGCGACAACCCTCCCGGCTGGTTGCCAGTTCTTGCCACCTTTGATTGCGGCAACGGGTATGACCAATGTACTCCGTATATTCCATTCGACCTGACCTTCACCAGGATTACCTATGATTCTCTTCTCCACGATCCAGCGGCTCGATCACCGGCGGCGTCATTGATTGTTGATGGTGCTGGACCGTCGACGTCCGACCAGGCGCACCTTTACACTACGTACTTAGACCTCATCCACCCAACCAATCCACCGGCACTCGATCGCACACCGCCAGATCCCTAA
- a CDS encoding VOC family protein, with translation MRIKLESVPVSDQAHALAFYTEKLGFVKKQDIAMGGPEDKNHRFLTVVSPDDPDGTELMLEPAGEHPATKTYKAALVAEGIPITAFEVDDCRTEYERLKGLGVEFKGEPAEMAGTVMATLDDTCGNLVMIYQTPAG, from the coding sequence ATGCGTATCAAGCTCGAGAGCGTGCCCGTGTCCGACCAGGCCCACGCCCTGGCGTTCTATACCGAGAAGCTGGGCTTCGTGAAGAAGCAGGACATCGCGATGGGTGGCCCAGAAGACAAGAACCACCGCTTCCTCACGGTCGTCTCGCCCGACGATCCCGATGGCACCGAGCTGATGCTCGAGCCCGCCGGCGAGCACCCGGCGACCAAGACCTACAAAGCAGCGCTCGTCGCCGAGGGCATCCCCATCACCGCCTTCGAGGTCGACGACTGCCGGACCGAGTACGAGCGCTTGAAAGGCCTGGGCGTCGAGTTCAAGGGCGAGCCCGCCGAGATGGCCGGGACGGTGATGGCCACGCTCGACGACACGTGCGGGAATCTGGTCATGATCTACCAGACGCCGGCGGGCTAA
- a CDS encoding SDR family oxidoreductase, which yields MRALIIGANGDTGFKVVQQLKGSDHTPVAMIRKEDQKARFADIGVETVMGDLLHPIDDALEAGGGCDAVVFAAGSGGKTGEDMTVLIDHLGPIRSAVAALNAGAKRFVLLSGLNTDRDATDDPIPHWRRAKGRADDFVRTMPDALGKGLDYTIVCPGALHDDDDGPTGVELIAPDGKGHAKPSTSRANTAAVLAACLDQPASVGQTIGVIDGGTDAAAALAAWRA from the coding sequence ATGCGAGCGTTAATCATCGGGGCGAATGGGGACACCGGTTTCAAGGTCGTCCAGCAACTGAAGGGCTCGGATCACACGCCGGTGGCGATGATCCGCAAAGAAGACCAGAAGGCCCGCTTCGCCGACATCGGCGTCGAGACGGTGATGGGCGACCTGCTGCACCCCATCGACGACGCGCTGGAGGCCGGCGGGGGCTGCGACGCCGTGGTCTTCGCGGCGGGATCGGGCGGCAAGACGGGTGAGGACATGACCGTGCTCATCGATCACCTCGGGCCCATCCGTTCGGCCGTCGCGGCGCTCAATGCCGGTGCCAAGCGCTTCGTGCTGCTCAGCGGGCTGAACACCGATCGCGACGCCACCGACGATCCCATCCCGCACTGGCGCCGCGCCAAGGGCCGGGCCGATGACTTCGTGCGCACCATGCCCGACGCGCTGGGCAAGGGCCTGGATTACACGATCGTGTGCCCGGGCGCGCTGCATGACGACGACGACGGGCCCACCGGCGTCGAGCTCATCGCGCCAGACGGTAAGGGCCACGCCAAACCGTCCACCAGCCGCGCGAACACCGCGGCCGTGCTGGCCGCGTGCCTGGACCAGCCCGCGTCGGTGGGCCAGACCATCGGCGTGATCGACGGCGGCACCGACGCGGCCGCCGCGCTTGCCGCGTGGCGCGCGTAG
- a CDS encoding formate/nitrite transporter family protein: protein MSSIGAGGTMAFTALAVGSMSVAVEPIAHDMVRRVLVASVYPLGFVLCLMSGTQLFTEHTALAVYPVLDRRLPARSLGRLWGTVWLGNMLGCLLGAALLAAAEEVVGAADGYATLAEHFIEPDLWAILASAVLAGWLMALGGWLVLATPAGSASVLLIYLVTFLIGLGGLHHSIAGTAELLVARFTGADLPAGPVAIALGAAITGNLFGGSIFVALLNYGSIRHTRKDES from the coding sequence CTGTCCTCGATCGGCGCTGGCGGCACGATGGCCTTTACCGCCCTGGCGGTCGGCTCGATGTCGGTCGCCGTCGAACCGATCGCCCATGACATGGTTCGCCGGGTGCTGGTGGCGTCGGTGTACCCGTTGGGCTTCGTGCTGTGCCTCATGAGCGGCACGCAACTGTTCACCGAGCACACCGCGCTCGCGGTGTATCCCGTGCTCGACCGCCGGCTGCCGGCTCGGTCCCTGGGTCGCCTCTGGGGCACGGTGTGGCTGGGCAACATGCTGGGCTGCCTGCTTGGCGCGGCGCTGCTGGCCGCGGCCGAAGAAGTGGTGGGCGCGGCAGACGGGTACGCGACGCTCGCCGAGCACTTCATCGAGCCCGATCTCTGGGCCATACTGGCGAGCGCCGTGCTGGCTGGGTGGCTGATGGCCCTGGGCGGATGGCTGGTGCTGGCTACGCCGGCGGGCTCCGCCTCAGTGCTGCTGATCTACTTGGTCACCTTCCTCATCGGCCTGGGCGGGCTGCACCACTCGATCGCCGGCACGGCCGAGCTGTTGGTGGCCCGCTTCACCGGTGCCGACCTGCCCGCCGGCCCTGTAGCCATCGCACTCGGTGCCGCCATCACCGGCAACCTCTTCGGTGGCTCGATCTTCGTTGCCCTGCTGAACTACGGCTCGATCCGGCACACGCGCAAGGACGAGTCCTGA
- the acs gene encoding acetate--CoA ligase produces the protein MANPDTNQDIQSSLHEDRLFPPPTAETLGHHGAAAWHVGSMAAYEAEHRRSVQDPNDYWREVASRLRWSAPFKHVLTGGFPEPKWFEGGTLNACDNCVDRFVDEGHGDETAIIWEGEPVDGGAPEIRRLTYRDLQEQTARLGNALKKQGAHKGDVITIYMGMVPELAIAMLACARIGCPHSVIFGGFSSQAIADRVTDAKSKIILTCDGGWRRGKVVPLKDNVDQAIQKMGDASPVTSVFVLRRCHNEVAVHHGRDHDWETMVEAESPKCQCEPMDSEDMLFLLYTSGSTGKPKGIVHTTAGYLLYTAHTARQVFNLTPDAHQVYWCTADCGWITGHSYIVYGILPNRVPTLMYEGAPNEPAEDRFWDVVHRHKVTHFYTAPTAIRAFMKWGDEHPAKHDLNSLQVLGTVGEPINPAAWMWYREKIGSGKCPIVDTYWQTETGGHVITPLPGATPTPPGSCTRPFFGVDAAVTKPDGTECEADHGGLMVIRKPWPGMLRGVYGDRDRFIETYFSTVKINGEPVYTAGDGARRDKDGNFWIMGRIDDVINVSGHRLGTMEVESALVSHDAVVEAAVVGVPHEIKGTGIAAFVTLAGGVEPSDDLKKQLGAHVADAIGAIARPDQVRFAEALPKTRSGKIMRRLLRAIAAGEEDTGQDTSTLEDFTVLAKLRESEEG, from the coding sequence ATGGCCAATCCCGACACCAACCAGGACATCCAGAGCAGCCTGCACGAGGACCGCCTCTTCCCGCCGCCCACGGCCGAGACGCTGGGCCACCACGGGGCCGCCGCCTGGCACGTGGGCTCGATGGCCGCCTACGAGGCCGAGCACCGCCGGTCGGTGCAAGACCCCAACGACTACTGGCGCGAGGTCGCGTCCCGCCTGCGCTGGTCGGCCCCGTTCAAGCACGTGCTCACCGGCGGCTTCCCCGAGCCCAAGTGGTTCGAGGGCGGCACGCTCAACGCATGCGACAACTGCGTCGACCGATTCGTCGACGAGGGCCACGGCGACGAGACGGCCATCATCTGGGAGGGCGAGCCGGTCGATGGTGGTGCCCCCGAGATCCGCCGCCTGACCTACCGCGACCTGCAAGAGCAGACCGCCCGCCTGGGCAACGCCCTCAAGAAGCAGGGCGCACACAAGGGCGACGTCATCACCATCTACATGGGCATGGTGCCCGAGCTCGCCATCGCCATGCTCGCCTGCGCCCGCATCGGCTGCCCGCACTCGGTCATCTTCGGCGGGTTCAGCAGCCAGGCTATCGCCGACCGCGTGACCGACGCCAAGAGCAAGATCATCCTCACCTGCGATGGCGGCTGGCGTCGTGGCAAGGTCGTGCCGCTGAAGGACAACGTCGACCAGGCTATCCAGAAGATGGGCGACGCCAGCCCGGTGACTTCGGTATTCGTCTTGCGCCGCTGCCACAACGAGGTCGCCGTGCATCATGGTCGCGACCACGACTGGGAAACGATGGTCGAGGCCGAGAGCCCCAAGTGCCAGTGCGAGCCGATGGATAGCGAGGACATGCTGTTCCTGCTGTATACCAGCGGCTCGACGGGCAAGCCCAAGGGCATCGTCCACACCACCGCGGGCTACCTGCTCTACACGGCCCACACCGCCCGGCAGGTCTTCAACCTCACCCCCGACGCCCACCAGGTCTACTGGTGTACCGCCGACTGCGGCTGGATCACCGGGCACAGTTACATCGTGTACGGCATCCTGCCCAATCGCGTGCCCACGCTCATGTACGAGGGTGCGCCGAACGAGCCGGCCGAAGACCGCTTCTGGGACGTCGTGCACCGCCACAAGGTCACGCACTTCTACACCGCGCCCACCGCCATCCGCGCGTTCATGAAGTGGGGCGACGAGCACCCCGCTAAACACGACCTGAACTCGCTGCAGGTGCTCGGCACCGTGGGCGAGCCCATCAACCCCGCCGCGTGGATGTGGTACCGCGAGAAGATCGGCAGCGGCAAGTGCCCGATCGTGGACACCTACTGGCAGACCGAGACCGGCGGCCACGTGATCACGCCCCTGCCCGGCGCGACGCCCACGCCCCCCGGCTCATGCACGCGCCCGTTCTTTGGCGTTGATGCCGCGGTCACCAAGCCCGACGGCACCGAGTGCGAGGCCGACCACGGCGGGCTCATGGTCATCCGCAAGCCCTGGCCCGGCATGCTCCGGGGCGTCTACGGCGACCGCGACCGCTTCATCGAGACGTACTTCTCGACGGTCAAGATCAACGGCGAGCCCGTCTACACCGCCGGCGACGGCGCGCGGCGCGATAAGGACGGCAACTTCTGGATCATGGGCCGCATCGACGACGTCATCAATGTCTCGGGTCATCGTTTGGGAACCATGGAAGTCGAGAGCGCGCTGGTGAGCCACGACGCGGTCGTCGAGGCGGCGGTTGTGGGTGTGCCCCACGAGATCAAGGGCACCGGCATCGCCGCGTTCGTCACGCTCGCGGGCGGCGTCGAGCCCAGCGACGATCTGAAGAAGCAACTGGGTGCGCACGTGGCCGACGCCATCGGTGCCATCGCCCGCCCCGACCAGGTGCGCTTCGCCGAGGCCCTGCCCAAGACCCGCAGCGGCAAGATCATGCGCCGGCTGCTCCGCGCGATCGCCGCGGGTGAGGAAGACACCGGCCAGGACACGTCCACGCTCGAAGACTTCACCGTGCTGGCGAAGCTGCGCGAGAGCGAGGAGGGGTAG
- the gap gene encoding type I glyceraldehyde-3-phosphate dehydrogenase — translation MAIRLGINGFGRIGRLVYRIAAQSPDVTVVGVNDLVPADNLAYLLKHDTMHGRFRIGGELADVQVNDAGFTVNGEQTNVFEERDPANLKWGDLGVDVVIESTGFFTAGPDAQKHIDGGGAKRVIISAPTKTTDTVPTLCYKVNHEQYDPSKHKVVSNASCTTNCLAPISKVIDDNFGLAEGLMATIHAVTATQPTQDGPSKKDLRGGRNGYMNIIPASTGAAKAVTLCLPQLKGKLTGMSFRVPTADVSCVDLTFKTSKSTSLKAINEAMKAAASGPMQGVLGYTEEPVVSSDFIGDPHSSIYDAEAGIELNDKFFKVVSWYDNEAGYANRCVDMARYVMSRE, via the coding sequence ATGGCCATCCGCTTGGGCATCAACGGTTTTGGACGCATCGGCCGCCTCGTCTATCGCATCGCGGCCCAGAGCCCCGACGTGACCGTCGTGGGCGTCAACGACCTGGTGCCCGCCGATAATCTGGCGTACCTGCTCAAGCACGACACGATGCACGGCCGCTTCCGCATCGGCGGCGAACTGGCCGACGTGCAGGTGAACGACGCGGGCTTCACCGTCAACGGCGAGCAGACCAATGTGTTCGAGGAGCGCGACCCGGCCAACCTGAAGTGGGGCGACCTGGGCGTTGACGTCGTCATCGAGAGCACCGGTTTCTTCACGGCCGGACCAGATGCGCAGAAGCACATCGATGGGGGCGGCGCGAAGCGCGTCATCATCAGCGCCCCGACCAAGACCACCGACACGGTGCCCACGCTGTGCTACAAGGTGAACCACGAGCAGTACGACCCGAGTAAGCACAAGGTGGTGTCCAACGCAAGCTGCACGACCAACTGCCTCGCGCCGATCTCGAAGGTCATCGACGACAACTTCGGGCTGGCCGAGGGGCTCATGGCCACCATCCACGCCGTCACCGCGACCCAGCCCACCCAGGACGGCCCGAGCAAGAAGGACCTGCGTGGCGGGCGGAATGGCTACATGAACATCATCCCCGCCAGCACCGGGGCGGCCAAGGCGGTCACGCTGTGCCTGCCCCAGCTCAAGGGCAAGCTGACGGGCATGAGCTTCCGCGTGCCAACGGCCGATGTGAGTTGCGTCGATCTTACTTTTAAGACCAGCAAGTCCACCAGCCTGAAGGCCATCAACGAAGCCATGAAGGCCGCGGCGAGCGGGCCCATGCAGGGCGTGCTGGGCTACACCGAGGAGCCGGTGGTGTCGAGCGACTTCATCGGCGACCCGCACAGCAGCATCTACGACGCCGAGGCCGGCATCGAATTGAACGACAAGTTCTTCAAAGTCGTGAGCTGGTACGACAACGAGGCGGGGTACGCGAATCGATGTGTTGATATGGCGCGGTATGTGATGAGCCGGGAGTAG
- a CDS encoding TerC family protein, whose product MIECLACLETITPMLAFLADDAVAPSPEHVGFFTAAGLIALLTLTTLEIVLGIDNVVFIAILANRLPKEKQARARTIGLLLAMVMRLILLALAFLIIQLNEPFYTIPWVDIPLSGKSLILLGGGLFLIAKATMEIHHMVEDGGAHKDDPDARPGMGKAAASFGAVLFQILMLDLVFSLDSVITAVGMTSNYWIMATAVVISIAVMIAFAGPIARFVQKHPTMKTLALAFLVLIGVLLVAEGAGQHLPRGYIYFAMAFALIVEIVNMKAGHRRKLGAKGAGATPTPPEGDSAS is encoded by the coding sequence ATGATCGAATGCCTCGCATGCCTTGAAACCATCACGCCCATGCTCGCCTTCCTGGCCGACGACGCCGTCGCGCCATCGCCCGAGCATGTTGGCTTCTTCACCGCCGCGGGGCTCATCGCCCTGCTCACGCTGACGACCCTCGAGATCGTCCTGGGCATCGACAACGTGGTGTTCATCGCCATCCTGGCCAACCGGTTGCCCAAGGAGAAGCAGGCCAGGGCCCGCACCATCGGGCTGCTGCTGGCGATGGTGATGCGGCTGATCCTCCTGGCTCTCGCGTTCCTCATCATCCAGCTCAACGAGCCGTTCTACACGATCCCCTGGGTCGACATCCCGCTGTCGGGCAAGAGCCTCATTTTGCTGGGCGGCGGGCTGTTCCTCATCGCCAAGGCGACGATGGAGATCCACCACATGGTCGAGGACGGCGGGGCCCACAAGGACGACCCCGACGCCCGCCCGGGCATGGGCAAGGCGGCCGCCAGCTTCGGCGCGGTCCTGTTCCAGATCCTCATGCTCGACCTGGTATTCTCGCTCGACTCGGTCATCACCGCCGTGGGCATGACCAGCAACTACTGGATCATGGCGACCGCGGTGGTCATCTCCATCGCCGTGATGATCGCCTTCGCCGGGCCGATCGCCCGCTTCGTGCAGAAGCACCCGACGATGAAGACGCTCGCCTTGGCGTTCCTGGTGCTCATCGGCGTCTTGCTGGTGGCCGAGGGCGCAGGCCAGCACCTGCCCAGGGGCTACATCTACTTCGCGATGGCCTTCGCGCTGATCGTCGAGATCGTGAACATGAAGGCGGGGCACCGGCGCAAGCTGGGCGCCAAGGGCGCGGGCGCGACGCCCACGCCGCCCGAGGGCGATTCAGCCTCATAA
- a CDS encoding ABC transporter ATP-binding protein — protein MPIIETINLTKRYGELVALDNLNLAIDEGDCFGFIGPNGAGKTTTIKVLATLLKPSSGQAQVAGHTIGYQNRMIRPLIGYVPDFMGAYEDMVVTEYLEFFAAAYDIHGKQRKTVVSDVLELTDLTYKATAEVNSLSRGMQQRLSVARVLLHDPKVLLMDEPASGLDPRARIEIRELLKELKRMGKTILISSHILHELAELCNVVGIIERGKLLYTGTVREALNRARVGHVLHLQVVERSPDAAEVLAKLPGVKKADLVDGDDGVEIHLTLDQEGSVAIADVPSILINHGFRLKHFTEEAVNLETAFMRLTKGLVQ, from the coding sequence GTGCCGATCATCGAGACCATCAACCTGACCAAACGTTACGGCGAACTCGTCGCGCTGGACAATCTCAATCTGGCGATCGACGAGGGCGATTGCTTCGGCTTCATCGGCCCCAATGGCGCGGGCAAGACGACGACCATCAAGGTGCTGGCCACGCTGCTGAAGCCGAGCAGCGGGCAGGCCCAGGTGGCCGGGCACACCATCGGCTACCAGAACCGGATGATCCGACCGCTCATCGGCTACGTGCCCGACTTCATGGGCGCGTACGAGGACATGGTCGTCACCGAGTACCTCGAGTTCTTCGCGGCGGCGTATGACATCCACGGCAAGCAACGCAAGACCGTCGTGAGCGACGTGCTCGAGCTGACCGACCTGACGTACAAGGCGACCGCCGAGGTGAACAGCCTGAGCCGCGGCATGCAGCAGCGGCTGAGCGTGGCGCGGGTGTTGCTGCACGACCCGAAGGTGCTGCTGATGGACGAACCCGCATCGGGCCTCGACCCGCGGGCTCGCATCGAGATCAGGGAGCTCTTGAAGGAACTCAAGCGGATGGGCAAGACCATCCTGATCTCGAGCCACATTTTGCACGAGCTGGCCGAGCTGTGCAACGTCGTTGGCATCATCGAGCGCGGCAAGCTGCTCTACACCGGCACCGTCCGCGAGGCGCTGAACCGGGCGAGGGTGGGCCACGTGCTGCATTTGCAGGTGGTCGAGCGTTCGCCCGACGCGGCCGAGGTGCTGGCCAAGCTGCCCGGCGTGAAGAAGGCCGACCTGGTCGACGGCGACGACGGCGTGGAGATCCACCTCACGCTCGACCAGGAGGGCTCGGTGGCCATCGCCGACGTGCCCAGCATCCTCATCAACCACGGGTTCCGTCTGAAGCACTTCACCGAAGAAGCGGTGAACCTGGAGACGGCGTTCATGCGGTTGACGAAGGGGTTGGTGCAATAG
- a CDS encoding M20/M25/M40 family metallo-hydrolase — MIDQVLQKLEQTEPQAVDRLCEWLRIASISADPEFAYQCKDAARWAAERLEEAGLTARVLPTGTKDEPGHPCVLAKTPNADSGTGPHVLFYGHYDVQPPDPLDLWESGPFDPVVKKADAKTPADHIVARGASDDKGQVAMYLEALRAWKEESGEAAGGLRVTVLLEGEEESGSENLEKFLKEYEGELKGCDFCLISDTGMISRTRPAITYGVRGLAYTQIRLHGPDKDVHSGFWGGRMPNPLNELSKVLAQMWDENRHVTIDGFYDDLIEATDEERAQWASLNIDIPDMLSHIGLSPEADIGEAGFTSIEREWSRPTAEINGMWGGYMGAGAKTVIPAYATAKVSFRLVANQDPDDIVKKFFTWLEDKTPPGCRWELEDMHGGHPSSVDPTSKWLAKARQAMEQSTGMEVALIKTGGSIPVAGMLKDSLGLDTVFMGFGLDDDRVHSPNEKFELPCFRMGARSHAVLIDLLRGGGA; from the coding sequence ATGATCGACCAGGTTCTCCAGAAGCTCGAGCAGACCGAACCGCAGGCCGTCGATCGGCTGTGCGAGTGGCTCCGCATCGCCAGCATCAGCGCCGACCCCGAGTTCGCCTACCAATGCAAAGACGCGGCCCGCTGGGCGGCCGAGCGGCTGGAAGAGGCCGGGCTGACCGCCCGCGTGCTGCCCACGGGCACCAAGGACGAGCCGGGGCACCCGTGCGTGCTGGCCAAGACGCCCAACGCCGACAGCGGCACCGGGCCTCATGTTTTGTTTTATGGCCACTACGACGTGCAGCCGCCCGACCCGCTGGACCTGTGGGAGAGCGGGCCGTTCGACCCGGTGGTGAAGAAGGCCGACGCGAAGACGCCGGCCGATCACATCGTGGCGCGCGGGGCGAGCGACGACAAGGGCCAGGTGGCGATGTACCTCGAAGCGCTGCGCGCGTGGAAGGAAGAGAGCGGCGAAGCCGCCGGCGGGCTGCGCGTGACGGTGCTGCTCGAGGGGGAAGAAGAATCGGGTTCGGAGAACCTCGAGAAGTTCCTGAAGGAGTATGAGGGCGAGCTCAAGGGCTGCGACTTCTGCCTCATTAGCGACACCGGGATGATCTCGCGAACCAGGCCGGCCATTACCTACGGCGTTCGCGGGCTGGCGTACACGCAGATCCGCCTGCACGGGCCCGACAAGGACGTGCACAGCGGCTTCTGGGGCGGGCGCATGCCCAACCCGCTGAACGAGCTATCCAAGGTGCTCGCGCAGATGTGGGACGAGAACCGCCATGTGACGATCGACGGGTTTTACGACGATCTCATCGAGGCGACCGACGAGGAGCGGGCCCAGTGGGCGTCGCTCAACATCGACATCCCCGACATGCTCAGCCATATCGGGCTCTCGCCCGAGGCCGACATCGGCGAGGCCGGGTTCACCAGCATCGAGCGTGAGTGGTCGCGGCCGACGGCCGAGATCAACGGCATGTGGGGCGGGTACATGGGCGCGGGTGCCAAGACGGTGATCCCCGCGTACGCGACGGCCAAGGTGAGTTTTCGTCTGGTGGCGAACCAGGACCCCGACGACATCGTCAAGAAGTTCTTCACGTGGTTGGAAGACAAGACCCCGCCGGGCTGCCGGTGGGAGCTGGAAGACATGCACGGCGGGCACCCGTCGAGCGTAGACCCGACCTCGAAGTGGCTTGCCAAGGCCCGTCAGGCGATGGAGCAATCGACCGGCATGGAAGTGGCGCTCATCAAGACCGGCGGCTCGATCCCCGTCGCGGGCATGCTCAAGGACAGCCTGGGGCTCGACACTGTGTTTATGGGCTTCGGGCTCGACGACGACCGGGTGCACTCGCCCAATGAGAAGTTCGAGCTGCCGTGCTTCCGCATGGGAGCGCGGTCGCACGCGGTGCTGATCGATCTGCTCCGGGGTGGCGGGGCGTGA